Part of the Capsicum annuum cultivar UCD-10X-F1 chromosome 12, UCD10Xv1.1, whole genome shotgun sequence genome is shown below.
tgcattattccaaaactccttcttcttcaaccacttattaccccagttaccactctgcagCTGCCTCTGGTGATGGTCCGCAGATTTAGCTCTCTTATCtagtctgtctttctctctagattcagtaatctttttcttcttctcttccacctgctacatatgaatggtcagtcgagcaaagtctaactccttattcaacatagtcCCCTGgtactcaagtaccaggttatcagaaAGGCCAGATACAAATTTCTTCATCTGGGCTcttatattactagtcaactctggtgcatagcgagctagtttattaaacttcaaagtgtactcctggacactcatactgccctgcttcagattcataaactattccgctttggtctccctcaactctagaggaaagaattgatcaaggaaagcttccacaaattcacccaaactgtgggctcagtaCTCTTACCTGTTGCATCTTTCCAGTCGgtataccactgattcgcaacgtccttgagctgataggttgctagttCCACCCTTTCAACCTCgtccacatgcattaccttaaagatcttttccatctcatccacgaacacctgtggatcttcctccaccttggtggcaatgaacttaggtgggttcatattcatgaaatgtccgacccTAGTAGCCTCATACGTAACAGatacagacccaacatcttctgatcgttgagcctggttagctaccaactgtgtcaacGTATGAATAGAACGTCTGAATTctttatttgaaatatctccctgagcagttgggggacggttgacattagtctgcggagcccgaggtggactagtcaggactggagggactcccagagCAGGGATAAATTCTGGAGTGTTAGCTCTATTACGTGTCCGCATTCCATGGGTGGGacgacctcatctgcctgagcattctgatagatgatacgacgtggaggcataactgtgtttctgaaacacaagtgatcattgattaggggacagctcagactctgaagcacaaactaaatcacaaagaaagggaaacatttcctaaatgccgagcagcctcctgcttataagtatggtgcactacacacctataaacaagactctacccgacgtgattttgcagacaccctgggatcatgaaccaagctctgataccaagtttacataacccaaaccagggcctggacGTGATAAGCATtttgaaccatggaggcccgaaacacctctatctgtctggtaattatgcacctaattcatatgatcaaagtaatgcaaaggaaataaaataattcgAAAACATggtgaaaaatatgaaaagaaacaataacggggaaataaggttcccccaacatcaatcaacctctaaacaactgtctgcgaaaatctctaacaaatgactgagtcaagtaactgtatataaattgggacaaggcccccagtagaccccaaaactaaatataagataagaggactgcaggacataagaccttccaaaacatagaaggctcaccacttgtctctgcaactctgtctgaatgatctactaattctcttgacccctagactgggcctctgaacctgaaaggttggagaggggagggggtcatcacaaaagtactggcacacagagatattaaaacaaaacataatatttttacaaaatatcgtTAAGAGCCATTacaaagcaatttcatatcaaatcatttgaaaacacatgggtgtaatgcaatagtttctcaacaataatgaaattcaaCTGAGCTaagtggaataccctacataatttacaccaactgtccaacctcggttgccgccgagattagagtataagtgagggagagacgaagcatggtgtctcgacccaatggtagtgcctaAGATCACTTAgatcgggctcctacctataatcccaatttgggaatgacatagagtcaagtactcaagatcacttagcctggtaccaaattcccgtgTCAGCAAACACatttttccagcgatgagcccttacactcaaaacGCCTttttcgggcatccacctatctcatgtaaaatcgatgcattcaaattttatctgattcaatcacatatcatattctgtaagatgtcgtcatacccgacttgcaagtcctcaatatcacttctacatatgtataaatatgtaaaaatcaaggtacttcatcatttacaagtggtgaacaatatttatttcaaattcatgctctcttttgttgatcaccatatgatatggggtatcaagacattatcatgggaatttgaaagcaatttatcattcatatttatcaaatttccttggaaaatctcaaatcacatatgcatggtttcaaccattgaagtatataggcaaacaattctcatgacataaagtaaatgacttagaaatcatattgaaagcaagttattagcatttgattgaaaacccccattttaaaagcattcatgttcataaaaactacacccatgagattttaggataaccccacgtacctcgattactatgaatattagatgtttctcgaagcctacgttgagagaattccaaatatgcaatttgttCCTAAAACCCTCGATTGAATCTCGAGttgcttggatttttattttgaaaccctaaggagaatctttgagcactttcaatgaatgaaggtgtattttaggatccttggaactgaatttcgtgttttagggctaagtaagggtggaaaatgaccattttaccccaattcacttgaattctttacataggcgccgcccaacccattgcgtatgtttacataggcgccgccaaggctatcgcctatgtttacataggcgccgcctaggctattgcctatgctttccagtgaccatgggcgattggttacgcgacgcatattactttgaaaggtCATAGCTTCTtgttcgggtgtcggattttagcaaaattggtatcgttgaaaagttaactcaaagacctatcatttgacacatagtaggctccctaattcgacatatacagggAGTTACgatcgatggaagctgacacactttacaacatccactaaaacttagccgatcgaaatagtttcaactcgtccttgagctGAAGgacccctatggtctaaattcaagcttgaatggattcacatgctacacaaataattaacatgccatattggcataggattttatggctttgggatttatcaacacatcgaaatcatggtctatattgtagcccgaagtGCGGGGCGTTACATATTGGTCCACGATCACGATCGTACTTGTATCAGGTACAACATTGTCAAtctacccaacccattctcatgatatagacaatgtttagtaaacaaggataagacttatggtgtgaagtctttaaTGATTagctaaatttgacagatttgatcaaatagtttaatctataggattgaacatttagaaatcacctatgtgagggtaaagtggaagccgctttaaggagaatgttaataaaggcctattctctaagctatCATGagatcgggacgtgttcatggctgaaatgaataaaatcgtgagaaccataaatggcaAAAaactggttgtgtgacatgtgttgtctaggtgtacattaaagctcgacggttcaaagatatcaaatctatcgattgaccgagtgcattccatgcatgttcactacgaaaagttcaaaagaaaacccacttatccagatgcaatcagtctttgtttgatgatcatatacttgttcgtaaagttttacaatgatagtcattccccattcatgtgggggattgttgggttcaagttgaatgtgtgaatgaaaaatataggaaaaatagTGGAGGAAAAGTAAGTCCACACTAAAATAGAAAGTGCGCTCAAAATGAGAAAAGTCTACTAAATTCTCCCATGTTGttgggagaaagaaactttcatgtgtttatattgagaaacacatctccacttggtaagtgaggcaagaactaagaggtgcctcgcgccgtcgtcgtcgtcgttcgctcagcttcggatttggatttgaatttggacaaaatttatttgaaacttagaAAGAAGACATGACTATTCAAAAAAGATACACATTTCCAATGAACTATTGCCCCTTTCAGAAGgggcacttcatggctatataaacctgttttttccacaggtttacCAACGAaaaatttttgatttaaaaaacaCTTCTTGTCCTCCAAAATACACTGTGTtatcatctcccgttgagtgaaTTCGAAGAGAATCCGATCATTTGAGGTATCGCTACTGTCGGGTTcttaagccattttatcctgggaggaaaattctgcaacctcgggtacttgaggggaattatttccttaaggacactacgtaaattcggaggacttggcttattctgcttcatctatttttcttaaaatatatagaataacacacttctttgaaaggtcattttgatcttgtgttgaaagTGTTGAAAAACTTCAAAAGTGTTCTTGAAAAATCTtggaacttgtgttgaagtttagtgaactaacatacagattttgtgtacccaaaacaacataatcaaattattttgttatagtttatgaTCTATtactatctattttattattattattattatttttatttattatgtgatAATACATATCATAGGAGACGATCAAGATACTAATACATCACGCATGTCTGAATGCATAAATTAAAGCCGCCTATATTTGATCTTTATATCAATTAACAGTTTGACATGAAGCACACGTTCAACGCACGTACACTTGACGAGTATTAATGTAAATGTTTCTACTTCCAACAGTATTAATCGGATTcctaagaaattatttaatttaatgtcACTTCGCCTATTACCTCTAGTTtaaatttttcttcaacttcCAATTCCATGTCAACCCTTCTTCCTGTTAAAACTTACATACATCAGGTGTGTACATCAAGTCAGTCTCTTCTAAAGCTTCTATTGTCCCTCCTTgattaatacaaaataatgaaaatattttatccaaAGCACCCtctaaacaaattattaaaagtCTTTCCTTACAAAACTTCCTCACAGCAAATCCTTCAGAGAAATTGTTAAATCCTTCTCCGCAAAACCTTTCCCCTAATGACCCCTCTAATCCAACAGATCATGCCACCTCTCCTTTACCTCTTTGCATGATACCACACTTGGCAAACAGACATTGGCTAAGTGTCAGTTGTTTCttgctaaaaaattaatctcatacATTGCACTCAATCTCGTTCAACCAACACAAGCCAGACTTGAAGTATGTTTTAGGTGGAAACTGTCTCAGATAACTGAATGAATGTCTCTGATCAATATGACCGGTCGATTAGTGGCCATATCAAAGATATCTTCCTTAAAAGATCTCCAATCATTACAAACGCTTCACCACACCCAAGACTCTTCCACTCCTTCTCACAATGACAAACTATCAACTCCCTCCTCACCAAGACATCAACCTAGCTCCTCTAGCATCACCTGCGGCATTGCCACCACAACCCACATCACCCTGTCATGCTTTTTGCTGCACCCCCGGTCAACCCCGATTTCAACCACTTCTATGGATCGAAATGGACATCTAAAAGCTTAAGTTGTTAGAGAGAACAtacttttataatttaattatattccTAATATGCACGGCCTAATTTTATTTCATCGATCAAGCACGtggaaatttctttttaataatgggTGGCAATGAGATTAGATCTCAAGGCCTCTGTCTGCTCTGACATTATGTTAAAATTTGTGACTATCTCATTTAAAAGCTTAAGCTGTTAGAAAAaacacattattattatttaattatattctcaacgGTTAGTGATGGAAGGCATGAAAATAGCATTGGAAAACTTTGTGAATCAAATGTGGACACCCAACAACCTCAATCCCTCCTCTCAATCAGCAATGCTGGGCTTTCTACACACCATGTAAGCCCTATGGAATAGTGAACGCAATTAAAGTAAATGTCACATATTATAACATTATTACTCTATTATGAATAATATGAGACGAACTGATTTATTTTAATTGTGATTACACAAatattctttttgtattttaattatactttatagtttattttataatctctaaaatattataaagttGGTGTTCTGAGTTGGAATTGAAAATTACTTGCAATTGTTTTGCCTTTCATATTTCTAATTTCATCACTCTTTTTGAAATGATATATTGATAATGTCTCTAGTAGCTCAATGATAGAATTGTTCTATCTTAACTACTACTTcctttgttttaatttgtttgattttgaattttgatttatacgaaatttaaaaatttaagaaaaatttgaatcttatgatcttaaattaaagatatgtcagaCGTATCAAATTAAATGTATTTTAATCCAGTGGTCTTAAACATATCATTTACCAAGTTGAAATTAAAAGAATTGCTAGAAAAGAAAAGGATTTCTTTTTTTAacgaactaaaagaaaaaaaaggtagacCAAACAAATTGAAACCAAGAAAGTACAAATTTATGATTCGATATTCATGTCAAATTTATTTCTTACGGCTTctctaaaaaagaatttaaaacaaGTCATATCTACATAACactatgtaaataaaaataaaaataaaggacttctatatcatttattataaaatttgagaatgatAATTTCAATACATGATTAGATCTGATTTTCCTATCCATAAGATGTATCAATCAACTTTTGGTGgatatttaacataattattttcaTCAGGGAAAAGCAAGACACGATTGCAACACACATCAGATACTCGAGCACATTCAAAATTAAGCACAACGCTTGTAACACCAAGATTTGTCCATTCTTGTGGCTTCTctcaaaaaagaatttaaaacaattcatatcTACATAAcgctatataaaaaaataaaaacaaagaacttctatatcatttattttaaaagttgGGAATGATAATCTCGATACATGATTTATTTGATCTGATATATTTTCCTACCCATAAGGTGTATCAACCAACTTTTGGTGGATATTTGACACAATCATTTTCATCAGGGCAAAGCAAGACACGATTGCAACACACATCAGACATTCGAGCACATTGAGAATCAAGCACAACGCATGTGACACGAAGATTCGTACGTTCTATTATGTATTTGGCTTGCATGATTTCAACTCCTACCAAATCTGGCCACTCATATGGATATGGATCTCCTGGCAATTGACATTCATTACCAGTACAACTGCATGTTTCACATGGAGGATATGGGATTTTTGGTTGACTTATAACCAAATATTGAGGAATGAGTATTAgaaaactaagaagaaaaatGGTTGGTTTTCCCTTCATGTTTAAGTTATAGGTGAATGGTGGTCAAGATTTAATTTATAGGGtcataaaagaataattaatgttGGAAAGAATAATTTATagatcttttaatatttttcccCTAATATAATATGGATATGATCCATCAAAGCCAAAAAaggcaataaataaataaatatatgatccTGGTGGCATTATGATCCAATATGGATGGGGCTCCTTTTAATTTTGCTTCTGTCTATTTTTTTTCGAACGGTTATTAATGAAAGCAAAATTCTAATAGAAAAATCTTTGTAGCTCAATTGATTAGTTATCTGAATTTTTATTGTTGATGAGGGTTCGATCCCACACATTATAATCTCCTTTCTGTTTCCTCATTACCTACCCTttgttttatcaaaaaaattattttactatttatttgtttttacAAATATCATAtgttcatttaattaaaaaaacttgaaATTAATCCCAATAGACAGTAgatgttccttattttttttttggtcaaatagATGTTCCTTATTTGCTTACTCTTACacattttcttttagaaaaaaaaactaattcaaatagaaaagaagaaaagttgaTCGTAACTAGGTTACAAAAAGAGAAAGTATTTAAATACttatataaatcaatattttgctaaaataatagaatttgctatagaaaaaaatagaagaaaatatatgaaaatcaactATCATAACTACGGATCGCATGACTAGAATTAggatcttattttaattaattaattaaattttaataatttatatttaaccATGATATGAGTCTTCCATTCAATATAACCTGGTCAAGTCAAAATTACATATAAGGTGAATATTGTTGTAACAATAACATGTATAATATATGTCATATAGagaatttgtaaatatttttatattattaatgtATTTCAAATCTATTATAGTAAGCAGTGGTGGAGATAAGCTTGTAAATACAAATTCTTGGAatctactccctccgtctcattttacttatcccaaattgagatggcacaacaattaagaaaaataataaataacatggctagtttaccaaaatactcctattaaatgatgtttacattttaatttaaagaaaaggtaatcaatacaaagggtaaaacatggaaagaaaagtttgtcttatcttgataaataaaatgagacaagtaaaatgggacatcaacttagccaatttgggacggataaaatgggacggaggaaggAATAGTTTTGACTCccctactccctccgtcccattttactcgtcccaaattgggatgacacagctattaagaaaaataataaataatatgactagtttaccatagtacccctattaaatgatgtttacattttaatttaaggaaaaaaataattaatgcaaagggtaaaatatgggaaaaaaattgtcttgtcttgataagtaaaaaagaacaagtaaaatgggacaccagattaagaaatttgaaaagggtaaaatgggacgaagggagtatattattaaatatatatataaattaaattcagAACCTATTTATTACTCCATCCGTTTCAGTTTTTCATTAATGTTCAAattctgtatatatatatttggaaaattgttaatataatattatcttttagttttatcgaaaagaatgtctctttttttgaaaaaattttagtTCGAAATTTGTACATGACATATTTAATATtactaaattaaataatattttaatacattatGCATTTTTTACTCTAAAATCACATGATTCAACaatcttctttactttcttaaattttttgttaaacaaacaaattaaaacggaATGAAGAATACTTAAATGGCTGTCTTTGAATTCACAGTTTCACACTCATAAAGATCAAATCCTAAATTCTATGATAGTAAGTTATGCCTTGCTTTTTGGGAAATTCGCACAAATATATAGCTCAACTGATAAAGAAAtagaccttgggcctaactccaCCTCAAAAGTTAGCTCGTGATGGAAGGATTGCCCAAAACTATATAaagagaccaaggaccctttggacattgggtctaactcaacctaAAAACTAGTTCATGAGGGGAGaattgtccaagtccatataaggaaaCCATTTACCCATCCCTCTACCGATGTAGGATACTTAACATCAACACAATACATTGCACCTAGGGAAAAGtctcaaatatgtcatcaaaCTATTAGAAATCGTTCATTTATGTTATCCGTCATAAGTTTGACTCATTTATACCACAACCTTTGGAAATTTGGCTCATCTATGCCACAGAAAGGTTCATTCGCGTCATTATTTTTTAACGATTAGCCTCTTATTAGTTTCATGTCACCAAattcaagtccatataaggaaaCCATTTACCCATCCCTCTACCGATGTAGGATACTTAACATCAACACAATACATTGCACCTAGGGAAAAGtctcaaatatgtcatcaaaCTATTAGAAATCGTTCATTTATGTTATCCGTCATAAGTTTGACTCATTTATACCACAACCTTTGGAAATTTGGCTCATCTATGCCACAAATAGGTTCATTCGCGTCATTATTTTTTAACGATTAGCCTCTTATTAGTTTCATGTCACCaaattcaaatcaaccaatattacttaaatcaaaattcaaaatcagactcattaaaataaaatttgatccacactattaaaataaaaattaaatttattaaaacaaaaattagactcattaaaaataaaaatcagactCATTATTTGTGTAGAATTAAatgagtttgatttttattttagttggactcattttttattttgattttaagtcATCTTGTATAAACATATATAACGATGCACGATAATGTGCAAACATCACTAGCTAAAATGACAAAACTTCTTCTACGACATTCAGTTGCAGTTTTGTTCAAAATCAACCCAAATAATCTCCACTTCAAATTTTGTAGACAACATCCTTATATTATCTTCAACATCTTTATATTTCTTTACTACGGATAGTAGTTGACTTATAGATAACATGATATATAAATATTTCGGATATCCTTGCTTATCCATCCCGCGCACCAAATGAATTTGGAAAGCAATGAAGAAGATACGTCGAAGGAAAATCTGATGTCTCAAAATATTGCTCAAATGACTGTTCAAGGCTTCACTTTGGCAAAGAAGACCAAAGGCTAATTGCCACACTTGTAAATAGTCTTACTTAGCATCTAAAGATGTGCTCTAGTGATCGATGAAGTGGTTGAGAATCATGAGGTCTTCCGTTCAAATTCCAGTGCAAACACAAAGCACTTGGTGATTTCCTCTCATCTGTcttagccttggtggacagagttacctatACCCATTGCTGATGGTGGAGATATCCTGTGGAATCAATCGAGGTGCGCGCAAGCAGACCCAGATACCAtggttatcaaaaataaattagtcTTCATTATTATGGTCATATTTGTAATTAGATTTAGCTTACTACAAATAGCAACTTTTGGGGCTCATTTTCCTTATTAACCAAGTCTGCACTGCACCTTCCCTCCCTGAGCCATCGCTTCCCCCTGTCAGTCACTCACACAAGGGTAGGTCTCGAGTAGTAGTTGCTGAcgaagaagaagataatgaatgCTGCTTCTTCTGCCAAATCTGGAAACTAAGACTTGGATTCGCTAATCCCACCTGTCTCTCTTATCGTAGGAGTTGAGAATCCACTTCTTTTATCAATGGCAATAGCTTAGCCGGCTTGTGCTACTCCTTTCTCTTTCTCCCTTATCCGCTGCAATGCATTTCTCGGAGCAAGAAAGAGGAACTGCTTGACGTTGCATATTAGAACTCATTAAAGCTCGATTCGCATCATTATGTTCGATAAAAGGAATGAGGGAAGCTCcaatagaaaaatattgaaaaggaaaaatactTCGAAGATGAACCTGTTCCCATGCAATAGTCAAGAATTCTTGGCGGTATCGAGCTGGAACAACCTGTTCTTCCTGAATATCCTGATTTAAGGCTAAAGAATTTCCTGCCGCTACCATATAGGATTCATCTCTACCTGATGATAAATAAAGCATCCGTACCCCTATTGTACTACTTGTGTGTGTGTTAGCAACATTCCATCCTATCTCCTTAGTTGACCCCTCCCTTCAATACATTCCTTGCATGACTCCAATATCTTCTCCTTGGATTAGTTCAAATAATGAAATGTTAATTTAATTGTTTGCAATTATCCTTTATCCTTTCACTCATTTAATTTCTTGTGCTATCCTCTTAATCTGAGAGGTAATAGATCTCAAGAGAAAGGTAAAGGGTTAAGCAGGAACAAGATATGGCAATCGTCAGGAATTACGGAGATTTATGAGCTTAATACACACTAgaggaaacaaaataatattcaACTTGAATACTatactaaaaagagaaaaatcagtGATAAACCAGTTCTATATACACTTCAAATCAAAAGGTAGGAGTCTCAGATGAGACCGATGAATACCTCCTGCTGACTGGATATACTCGGATTATCGTGTTCTTCCAAATTAGTGAATGTATCTGCAGCATAAATTCCAAAATCCACCAGAGGTTTACCATCATCACCCATAACAGTGAATGCGGTTCCCTCACTAGTGACAACATCATCAGTGCTTTCATCAACACAATGAGCTTCAACATTAACATCAGTCGTGTCACCTAAAAGATCTACTAGTGAGAACTTTGTATCACCGTCTTCATTGGCTGTGAACTTCACTTCTAAGATAGGAATGTCAAAATCTAGAGTAGGAACATTTTGCATAACGTCCACGTTGGAACCTTTTGAAGTATCGTGTTCTTCAGATTCAGCAGCATTTTCTAGATTATGAGAATTCATCTGTGGCCTATTGGTAGAATCTCTTACATTAGTCTCTGCAACCTTATCATCTTGACCTGAAGGACAAGCAGTTGGATCATCCTGCGATCTGCAGATACTTTCTTGTGCATAAAGATGATCTTTTGGACCAATTACTCCAGAAGTTTCTTTAAGGTGCACATTGTCATGGAGAAATTTTTCTTGCTCTGCATATGGCTCAGAAGCAACAGTTGAACTTGCATTATCCATGATCTCGCTCTTGTTAAGATCTACGAAACCTCCGGAGTCCTGACCTCCGGTGCTTGGAGAAGCTATTTCATTACTTGCATTTACTTCACTTGCAAGTTCAGGAGCTGTTGCAGAAGAAGCAATGATGACATTTCCATTCTCAAATTCATCATCCTCCTCAGTAAAGTCCGGAGCTGCAACTGCAAGAATTTGGGTATACTTTGAAGGTCTGACATTATCATTTCCCTCTAAAGTACAGTCACGAGCAATAACTGAAGCACTTTGGGCAGGTTGTGaaaactcattcttctcatttgctcCCTCACTAGTAGTAGATCCAGAAGCAATAACTTCCGAAGTCCCGTCATCTGGTGGAAGAACATGGGAAGTGGACAGAAATCCAGAAAGTGCTGCAGCTAAAGCATCGTCAATAGATAAAACTTGCTTCTGCATCTCTTGAGAAGAAACCTTTGCAGATTCAAcaatatcattttcttcttcatcctctCCACATGAAAACTCGGGGGCAGAAATCACAAGATTTGGAAGAGCATGTGATGGATTTGAAGAAACAGGCATGTCATCAGACGGCTCAGACAACTTATTGCAAGGGAGATCCTTCTTCTCCAGTTCTGATGCCCCACAAGATCGATATTCACTTCCATCATTATACAAAGAGCTAGAATTCGACTCACTGTAGGTAAATGAAGGTGCTGTTATTCTTGTGCCGGACACTACAGAATATTGGGAGTTTTTAGCTAGAATTTCTACTTGCTGCTCCAGTTGTTGAAGTCTCATCTCCATGCTATTCATTGGACTAACCATCTTTTCTTCAAATCTCAAGCAAATATTTTCAATTCTGCTCACCCGGTCAAGAAGTTGTTCAATGGCTCCTACAATTCGGCCTTCTGATGCATCATTACTCGTGGTGGAGATATTGTGGTTCTCTCTACTTAAGTTCTGGTGGGCTGGAGGGTGCAAATGAGTGGGTTCTGCTACAGGTTTGTCAGTAACATTCAACTGCACTATATGTTCAGCATTCACACTCTtctcttttacattttttttcttggCATCAGCAAAATCAGAAGTCCTCAGTGCCATTCCCACTTCATCTTCCTTTCTTTGACTATCAAAAACATCTTTGTCCTGCTTCTTCTGGCTGATGCCAGATTTAGATAGTTGCAGAAGCGTGGGAACAAGCATGGCCATGAAAGAACTAGCTTGGTTTTGCATAGGAACTGCTGGGGCCTCCACCTCATCAGAGTTAATAGGGTCACCAAATATGTAAATTTCATCAATGCATACAGAACTTTTATTCTGAAGTGATAAAAAACGAATTGTAAGTG
Proteins encoded:
- the LOC107850841 gene encoding uncharacterized protein LOC107850841; the encoded protein is MRTSSTEEIDYDETKADDYSNNIDNSWSSSTNWTISHGTLEHSITFESSDSPIDSESTQISPPLILHQPSTDSASPCEIKLCFMQKHEIRQVYVRSTARVYEIYYAHTPQSDNEYLCTVRCSIAERDGEFLQANGIEVVTPQYLKDNVGKTTEGRVTGEAKLCASEDDWVAIKVPEGNRVNCLQKHTTGDEHRSIEELYEATAQIDDADPCMSLTIRFLSLQNKSSVCIDEIYIFGDPINSDEVEAPAVPMQNQASSFMAMLVPTLLQLSKSGISQKKQDKDVFDSQRKEDEVGMALRTSDFADAKKKNVKEKSVNAEHIVQLNVTDKPVAEPTHLHPPAHQNLSRENHNISTTSNDASEGRIVGAIEQLLDRVSRIENICLRFEEKMVSPMNSMEMRLQQLEQQVEILAKNSQYSVVSGTRITAPSFTYSESNSSSLYNDGSEYRSCGASELEKKDLPCNKLSEPSDDMPVSSNPSHALPNLVISAPEFSCGEDEEENDIVESAKVSSQEMQKQVLSIDDALAAALSGFLSTSHVLPPDDGTSEVIASGSTTSEGANEKNEFSQPAQSASVIARDCTLEGNDNVRPSKYTQILAVAAPDFTEEDDEFENGNVIIASSATAPELASEVNASNEIASPSTGGQDSGGFVDLNKSEIMDNASSTVASEPYAEQEKFLHDNVHLKETSGVIGPKDHLYAQESICRSQDDPTACPSGQDDKVAETNVRDSTNRPQMNSHNLENAAESEEHDTSKGSNVDVMQNVPTLDFDIPILEVKFTANEDGDTKFSLVDLLGDTTDVNVEAHCVDESTDDVVTSEGTAFTVMGDDGKPLVDFGIYAADTFTNLEEHDNPSISSQQEVFIGLI